A stretch of DNA from Thermanaerosceptrum fracticalcis:
GATGCTCCCAACAACCTGATAACCCTGTGCGAACAATGTCACAAAGACTACCACGCAGGGAAACTGAAACTAAACCTAAAGAGAGGGCAGAGTTTCCGGGATGCAGCTTTCATGGGAATCATGCGAAGGGCTGTCTACAACAGACTAAAGTCGATATATCCGAACGCAGAACTCACTTACGGATATATTACGAAACACACCAGGATAGCTCACAATTTAGAGAAGAACCACCGGACCGACGCTCGTTGTGTCAGCGGCAATCCGCAAGCACAACCTGACAACACCTGGTACTACTTCAAACAGGTACGGAAACAGAACAGGCAGCTTCATAAGGCAAACCCTATCAAGGGAGGGATTCGGAAAGCGAACAAAGCACCGAAATACCTGCTTGGATACCAACTGTTTGACAAGGTGCTGTACGAAGGACAGGAGTGTTTCATCTTTGGTCGCAGGGCCAGCGGGTATTTTGATTTAAGGAAACTGGACGGGACAAGAGTAAGTCCGTCGGTTAGCTGCAAAAAACTAAAACTGCTTGAAAGAGCAAGTGTATTTCTATGCGAAAGGAGGAACGGCGGCTTCCTCCCCGGAATGAATTCCGGGGTTTCCGCTGCCTGATTTTCTATGAATTCCGAGGTTTTCTCGCACTGGATTTATAAGCAAAAGAAAGAAGGTGTTGCCATTGTTAATCAAAACTGTAGGGCAGCCTATTGTAAACATATTAACCGGTGAAAAAGTGTTTGAAGAAAGGTTGTGCCAACCGGGGTGTGATATAAGGGAATATTTTAACGCAAAGAATAGAAACACCCTTTTAAGGAGGGAGCTGCACGCCATTCTGCAATGCATAGAAGAAAGTAACGGATTTCCATTTAACATAACCAGCGAGAAGTCCCCTTCCTCTATAGGGAGGGGATGAATCGCCGTCCATTCCTAGAAAAAAACTTATTTGTGATACAATAGAATCAGTCGTAATCATATGAAAGGTTGATTCTATGCGACAATTTGACACGAATAATCATTCGGTATTTTTGCTCACTTATCACCTAGTCCTGGTTACCAAATACCGCCGCCAGGTAATTGATGACACCATTGCCGTCCGCATCCGGGAGATCGGGGAAACCATTGGCAAGAACCATCACGTCATATTTTTGGAATACAATCATGACCGGGATCATATCCACATCCTCTTCAAAACTCATCCCAATACAGTCCTGTCCAAATACATCAACGCCTTCAAGAGTGCATCTTCCCGCCTCATCAAAAAGGAGTTTCCTCAGGTCCGGCAGCAACTCTGGAAGGAATGTTTTTGGTCCCAAAGCTATTGTCTCCTAACCACTGGTGGAGCAACATTGGAAATCTTAAAAAAATATATCGAATCCCAAGGGGAAAAGAGGTGAGAAGATGCAGTTTGTCTACCGATTTGAGATTCACCCTATCCACGAACAAGAACAGAAATTGTTCTACATCTTAAAACTCTGCCGCAAACTCTACAACCATGCCCTGAACGAAAGGAAAACCGCTTACAAAGAATCCGGGCAAGGTCTTACTTACTGCCAGCAGCAAAACGCCCTCCCCATCTTTGTTGAGGCCAATCCTGAGTATAAAAAGGTACATAGCCAGGTACTCCAGGATGTTTTGCACCGCTTGGATTTTGCTTTTCAACGGTACTTCGCTAAAGAGGCAGGGTATCCAAGGTTCAAAAATCGGGATCACTACCGTTCTTTCACCTATCCCCAAGTGGATGCCGTGAAGAAAACTTTCAGCCAACCGGGATTCATCTTTCTTTCAAAAATCGGCTTTGTGAAGATAAAGGCCCACCGGGAGTTTCCGGCAGGTTCCGTATCTCGGGTCAACGTCAAATATCACGGGGGCAAGTGGTATGTGAATTTGACGGCGGAGATCCCTGAAACAAAACCGGTGCCGGTTTACAAAAACGTGGTGGGGATTGACATGGGACTTTCCCATTTTGCCGCTCTTTCAGATGGCACCATAGTCGATCCCCCAAAATATTTTCGCCAATCGGAGAAAAAGCTGGCCAGGGCACAGCGGCGGCTTTCCCGCAAAAAGAAAGGTTCCAACAACCGAGGGAAAGCTAAAGAAAAGGTGGCTAAGATCCATGCCAAGATCGCTAACCAAAGGAAAGATTTCCTGCACAAAACCAGTGCGGCAATCGTGAAACAATTCGATGTGGTGGTCATGGAAGATCTCCGGGTTAAAAACATGGTCAGAAATCACCGACTAGCAAAAAGCATCTATGATGCAGGATGGGGCCAGTTTCAGAAATATGTGGGGTATAAATGCCAGCGGTACGGTAAGGTTTTTGTGCTGGTGGACCCCAAAGGGACTTCCCAAACTTGCCTTTGCGGGGAGAATGTCCCAAAAGACTTGAGCATCCGTATTCACGAGTGTCCAGCTTGCGGCCTGGTGATGGACCGGGATCTGGTAAGTGCCAAATTGATCCTGGAGCGGGGACTTGAAAAGATTGCCAGAGTATAGATATATAGATATTTTGTAGGGCGGGAACCGCCCGAAGTCACGCCTGAATGAGATTGCGTAAGACCTTCTGAAAAAAGGCAGCGATCGATGAAACAGGAAGCCCCCGCCTCTACAGGCGGTGGGTAGTTCACTGTAAACGTTACTCTCTATACCCTGCCTTATTTGTGCAGGTTACCGATTAGCTGGAACGGGGGCTTAGAGCTTGTGGAGTGGGAGTTAAGCCTGGCTCCTCATTTTAAACAGACAAGGGCTTTGGTGCAAAGTATGCAGGCCAGGGGACTATCTGTTTGGGCGGATGATGTAACCCCCCATACGCTTGAAATGTGGCTAAAAGTGGGCGTAAACGGACTTAAGGTGGAAATTGAGGCGATAAAGAACGACAATTCCTTTATAGACCAGCTCAAAATAACAAAACTGCCGATAATCATTGAAAAAGTGGAAACGGAGTCTCAGCACGAATTTATAAAAAACTTGGGTATAGTATTGGCCCAGGGTTTTTACTACGGAAAACCTAAAGAAAATGATAAAACAGAAAAAATAAAAATAAAAACGTCCGTTTGAGCTGGGGGGGTGTTTTGTCTGTCAATAGTTTTTGCAACAAAAGATAACGCAAGTCATTTTAAAGAAGAGATGTTGTTGTTAAAGTATAGAACCACCAAAAACCCGGCGTATCTTGAACTTTTATGCGAACACATCAGGGGTTTGCTTTTGTTTTTGGTCAGTCGCTTTTTTATAAAGGGCTACGATAAAGAAGATATATTGCAAATAGCCTACATCGGTGCAATGCAGGCAATCGAAACCTGGAACAAAGATAAAGGAACGCTTAAGAATTTTATCTGTCTTTGTGCGAGAAGAGAAATAATATCTGAATTGGCAAAATGGAAAAGACAGGCAAGAATTGCAGACAACACGGCTGTTAGTATGGAGCACATTCTAAGCAACCGGGAAAAAGCCGAGTATAAAGAAGTAGAAATTAAACTAAGTTGTTCCACAAGTCCTGAGTCTATATATCTTCAAAAAGAGTGCTCGTTGGAACTAAACCAGGCGATATTCAGGCAATTTTCGGATTTAGAGAAAAACGTGCTTTTGTTAAGAATGGAAGGAAAGACCTATGAAGAGATGTCGCAGATTTTGTGCGTAGGAACTAAAAGTATCGACAACGCCTTAAGTCGCATCAAGAAAAAACTAACAAAACTTATTCTAAAGAAAGAGAGGTAATAAATTATGTTCAAAATTGCTATTGACCTGGGTTATGGTTTTGTAAAAGGTATTAACGAGGCAGGTAAGTCCATACTGATCAGAACGGCAGTCGGTACGGGAGTAAACCGACAATTATCGACATTTTTTGGAGCGAACGAAAAGAGCAGGGATCATGTGATTATCAGTCAGGGCGGAGTGGAGAAGCAATATTTTATTGGCAACCTGGCCCGGAAAGAAGCAAGAGACTGCTCCAGCCCTTTTGAAAAAAATAAAATAGACAACCCGTCAACCAAGGTGCTTTTAGCGGCAGCCTTTGCCATTTTGAACGAAAATAACAATGAGCCGGTACATATCGTAACCGGTCCGCCATTGTTGTATGCTGCCGAGCAAAAGGAATCCTTTAGGAAGGCCCTGATGGAATTCAACGCCGTTTTGCAGTTTGTGGGGGAAGAAAAATTTCATATCATAAAATTTGATAAAGTAACAGTTTTCCCGCAGGGTGCGGCTGTGGTTTACCACCTCTTGAAAAAAAATCCGGAACTGGCCCAGCCGGGAAAATCTTTTGTCATAGTGGAGATAGGCTACAAAACTACGGAAATACTGATGTTTGAAATAACGAGTGATAAAAGGATACAGCCTATCAGCGGATATTCAACGACTCTGGAGCTGGGCATGAACTTTGTGGAAAAAGCCATAGATGAATTCTTTTTCCAGAAAACGGGGAGTAAACTGATTCCGGCGGCACTGGACCGGGTAATGAACGGGTTCCCGGTTGTGAGCTACAACGGCAGGGAAATAAACCTTGAGGAAGCCCGTAACAATGCCAAAGACGAAATGGTAAGGAGTATAATTGATGGGGTCACCCAGACATTGGGCGAACAAATCGGGTTTACAAACAAGCTCATCTTTGCCGGGGGAGTCATGCAGGACGAATATATCAGCAAAAAGATAAAAGCCGTAATGACAAACGATCCGGTCATAATCGAAAACAGTCAATTCGCCAACGCCTTGGGTATGTTGGAAGTGGCCAGAGCCGTCGAATTGAAAGAAGCCAGAGAAGGAAAGGCGTAACTTTGTCCGACAGCCGGAAGTCTTGCAGGACAAGGGATGGAAGGCAATTTTTCGTGATTTTGT
This window harbors:
- the tnpA gene encoding IS200/IS605 family transposase, giving the protein MRQFDTNNHSVFLLTYHLVLVTKYRRQVIDDTIAVRIREIGETIGKNHHVIFLEYNHDRDHIHILFKTHPNTVLSKYINAFKSASSRLIKKEFPQVRQQLWKECFWSQSYCLLTTGGATLEILKKYIESQGEKR
- a CDS encoding RNA-guided endonuclease InsQ/TnpB family protein, which gives rise to MQFVYRFEIHPIHEQEQKLFYILKLCRKLYNHALNERKTAYKESGQGLTYCQQQNALPIFVEANPEYKKVHSQVLQDVLHRLDFAFQRYFAKEAGYPRFKNRDHYRSFTYPQVDAVKKTFSQPGFIFLSKIGFVKIKAHREFPAGSVSRVNVKYHGGKWYVNLTAEIPETKPVPVYKNVVGIDMGLSHFAALSDGTIVDPPKYFRQSEKKLARAQRRLSRKKKGSNNRGKAKEKVAKIHAKIANQRKDFLHKTSAAIVKQFDVVVMEDLRVKNMVRNHRLAKSIYDAGWGQFQKYVGYKCQRYGKVFVLVDPKGTSQTCLCGENVPKDLSIRIHECPACGLVMDRDLVSAKLILERGLEKIARV
- a CDS encoding EAL domain-containing protein — protein: MEWELSLAPHFKQTRALVQSMQARGLSVWADDVTPHTLEMWLKVGVNGLKVEIEAIKNDNSFIDQLKITKLPIIIEKVETESQHEFIKNLGIVLAQGFYYGKPKENDKTEKIKIKTSV
- a CDS encoding sigma-70 family RNA polymerase sigma factor, whose product is MFCLSIVFATKDNASHFKEEMLLLKYRTTKNPAYLELLCEHIRGLLLFLVSRFFIKGYDKEDILQIAYIGAMQAIETWNKDKGTLKNFICLCARREIISELAKWKRQARIADNTAVSMEHILSNREKAEYKEVEIKLSCSTSPESIYLQKECSLELNQAIFRQFSDLEKNVLLLRMEGKTYEEMSQILCVGTKSIDNALSRIKKKLTKLILKKER
- a CDS encoding ParM/StbA family protein, translated to MFKIAIDLGYGFVKGINEAGKSILIRTAVGTGVNRQLSTFFGANEKSRDHVIISQGGVEKQYFIGNLARKEARDCSSPFEKNKIDNPSTKVLLAAAFAILNENNNEPVHIVTGPPLLYAAEQKESFRKALMEFNAVLQFVGEEKFHIIKFDKVTVFPQGAAVVYHLLKKNPELAQPGKSFVIVEIGYKTTEILMFEITSDKRIQPISGYSTTLELGMNFVEKAIDEFFFQKTGSKLIPAALDRVMNGFPVVSYNGREINLEEARNNAKDEMVRSIIDGVTQTLGEQIGFTNKLIFAGGVMQDEYISKKIKAVMTNDPVIIENSQFANALGMLEVARAVELKEAREGKA